The following are encoded in a window of Candidatus Cloacimonadaceae bacterium genomic DNA:
- a CDS encoding N-6 DNA methylase: MLDSITKKKIDDAKDILVGKVPVPSSQVEQITIALIYKFMYDMDNESIELGGNPKYFAKDFAPYAWNKLFDPKLSGEGRVMLYQDALAKIPNNAQIPALFRDIFKNAFLPYRDPETLKLFLKCIDEFTYEHSEKLGDAFEYLLAVLGSQGDAGQFRTPRHIIDFMVELIDPQREDSILDPACGTAGFLISAYKHIIKTNSSNYDKDKDPHTFATHGIPLDELVIQNGKKYAGDLLTPDQRAFMHKNLKGYDIAFEMVRLSLVNMYLHGFNTPQIYEYDTLTSTERWNEYANVILANPPFMTPKGGIRPHQRFSIQAKRSEVLFVDYMLEHLTNNGRAGIIVPEGIIFQGSNAYKQLRKLLVEENYLVGVISLPGGVFNPYSGVKTSILWIDKALAKKTDKIIFLKVNNDGFDLGAQRRPIEANDLPAAFANAMTYKETVLTEKEYIVPDKNVILVEKSKLADSGDYNLSGERYISPASNCLTYETVRLEDICSKKAQYGSGASKAAFDGETRYIRITDIYNDGNLKDTEKVSPSEIEDQYLLNEDDLLFARSGSVGRAYLHRQKGRYIFAGYLIRFIIDRNKALPGFIFYLTKSESYAQWITSQSKTGTISNINAQQYSNLPIPLPPLSVQQEIAAELDSYQKIIDGAKQVVENWKPHINIDPEWELYSLQDVTVVNPLKSEIYGLSQDTIVSFVPMSDLGANRMSFDAQISKPIREILMGSYTYFRDSDVILAKVTPCFENGKAGIAQNLVNSIGFGSSEFYVFRCSDRVLPQWIYFFLTSSDFKSLAILNMTGTGGLQRIPKEFVKNYKIPLPELPIQQAIVDRIENEQKLVNANRQLIALYEQKIKDRINKLWNENA, encoded by the coding sequence ATGCTCGACTCTATCACCAAAAAGAAGATTGACGATGCCAAAGATATTCTGGTCGGCAAAGTGCCAGTCCCCAGCTCTCAGGTGGAACAAATCACCATTGCTCTGATCTATAAATTCATGTATGATATGGACAATGAATCCATCGAACTGGGAGGCAATCCCAAATACTTTGCCAAAGACTTTGCACCCTATGCCTGGAACAAGCTTTTTGACCCAAAACTGAGTGGGGAAGGCAGAGTCATGCTCTATCAGGATGCACTGGCTAAGATACCAAACAACGCGCAGATACCCGCTTTGTTCAGAGATATCTTCAAGAACGCTTTTCTGCCTTATCGTGATCCTGAAACGCTGAAACTCTTCCTGAAGTGCATAGACGAGTTTACTTATGAACATAGTGAAAAACTCGGCGATGCCTTTGAATATCTGCTTGCTGTTCTTGGCTCACAAGGTGATGCCGGACAATTTAGAACGCCGCGTCATATCATTGACTTTATGGTGGAACTGATCGATCCCCAAAGAGAAGACAGCATCCTTGATCCTGCCTGCGGAACAGCAGGATTCCTGATCTCTGCCTACAAACACATCATCAAGACCAATAGCTCAAACTACGATAAAGACAAGGATCCTCATACCTTCGCCACGCACGGCATTCCATTGGATGAATTGGTCATTCAAAATGGTAAGAAATACGCTGGCGACCTGCTCACACCCGATCAGCGAGCCTTCATGCACAAAAACCTGAAAGGTTATGACATTGCCTTTGAGATGGTGCGCCTCTCGCTGGTCAATATGTATCTGCACGGCTTTAATACTCCTCAAATCTATGAGTATGATACACTCACCAGCACTGAACGCTGGAATGAGTATGCAAATGTGATTCTGGCAAATCCTCCCTTTATGACTCCCAAGGGAGGTATCCGACCCCATCAACGCTTTAGCATCCAGGCAAAACGCAGCGAAGTCCTCTTTGTGGATTATATGCTGGAACACCTTACCAACAATGGTAGAGCCGGTATCATTGTCCCGGAAGGCATCATCTTTCAGGGTAGTAATGCCTATAAACAACTGCGTAAGCTATTGGTAGAAGAAAACTATCTGGTGGGGGTGATCTCTCTGCCTGGAGGTGTTTTCAACCCCTATTCCGGGGTTAAGACCTCCATCCTCTGGATTGACAAAGCTCTGGCAAAAAAGACCGATAAAATCATCTTCCTCAAAGTAAACAACGATGGCTTTGATCTGGGTGCTCAAAGAAGACCCATAGAAGCTAATGACCTGCCCGCTGCTTTTGCCAATGCTATGACTTACAAGGAAACAGTGCTAACAGAGAAAGAGTACATTGTCCCGGATAAAAATGTAATCCTTGTCGAAAAGTCAAAGTTAGCTGATAGTGGGGATTATAATCTGAGTGGGGAGAGGTATATTTCACCAGCATCAAATTGCTTAACTTATGAAACGGTACGGCTCGAGGATATATGTTCAAAGAAAGCTCAATATGGATCGGGAGCCTCAAAAGCTGCTTTTGATGGAGAGACAAGGTACATACGAATTACTGATATTTATAATGATGGGAATTTGAAAGATACCGAAAAGGTGTCTCCCTCAGAAATTGAAGATCAGTACTTATTGAACGAAGATGATTTACTATTCGCAAGGTCAGGGTCAGTAGGTAGAGCATATTTACACCGACAGAAGGGTAGATACATCTTCGCTGGTTATCTTATCAGATTCATAATAGATCGTAATAAAGCCCTACCAGGATTCATTTTCTATCTTACTAAGTCAGAGAGCTATGCACAGTGGATTACGAGTCAATCAAAAACAGGTACAATATCCAATATTAACGCACAGCAGTATTCCAATTTACCAATCCCCCTCCCACCCCTTTCAGTTCAGCAAGAGATTGCAGCAGAGCTGGACTCCTATCAGAAGATCATCGACGGTGCTAAACAAGTAGTAGAAAATTGGAAACCCCACATCAATATCGATCCTGAGTGGGAGTTGTATTCATTACAAGATGTGACAGTTGTAAACCCATTAAAAAGTGAAATCTATGGATTATCTCAAGATACTATTGTATCTTTTGTACCAATGAGCGATTTGGGGGCAAATCGAATGTCGTTTGATGCGCAAATATCAAAACCTATTCGTGAGATATTAATGGGAAGCTACACATACTTTAGGGACAGCGATGTAATTTTAGCTAAGGTTACTCCTTGTTTTGAAAATGGCAAAGCTGGCATAGCGCAGAACTTAGTAAACAGCATAGGTTTTGGTTCAAGTGAATTTTACGTTTTCAGGTGCTCTGATAGGGTTTTACCACAGTGGATTTACTTTTTCCTAACCAGCTCAGATTTCAAATCTTTAGCAATTCTAAACATGACAGGTACTGGCGGATTACAGAGAATCCCTAAGGAATTTGTTAAGAATTATAAAATCCCCCTTCCCGAATTGCCTATTCAACAAGCTATTGTTGACCGGATAGAAAACGAGCAAAAACTTGTGAATGCCAACCGTCAGTTAATCGCTCTTTATGAGCAAAAGATTAAAGACCGTATCAACAAACTCTGGAACGAAAATGCCTAG
- a CDS encoding DEAD/DEAH box helicase family protein produces MSKEASARIKINDLLKESGWRFFDEKGKKANIVLENQTKITQKAIDEFGNDFESASKGFIDFLLLDEHSHPIIVLEAKSEKHNPLVGKEQARAYARSQNCRFILLSNGNLHYFWDTQQGNPYIITKFPSPESMKGYEHYNPDPDALINDIITSGYIAITQKHDYDQNPDFHNEDTRLEYLKKNNLSLLRPYQIRAVESIQGAVRKRNNRFLFEMATGTGKTLISAAVMKLFLKTGNAHRVLFLVDRLELEDQAQRNMVKYLKKDFIALIFKENKNDWRKADIVISTVQSLLSGDKYRTQFSPTDFDLVISDEAHRSIGGNARAVFEYFVGYKLGLTATPKDYIKNAVPDGNSPRDYERRLLLDTYETFGCKSGTPTFRYSLVDGVKDGYLVSPTVIDARSQVTTQLLSDQGYAYVEPNPQGEDTITYFEEKDFEKRFYSRNTNITLCRAFMDNAAYDPISGEIGKSIIFTVSQKHATKITQILNVMADKMFPGRYNSDFAMQVTSIIPTAQQMSINFANNNLSGNAGFLSDYRTSKTRVCVTVGMMTTGYDCTDILNIALMRPIFSPSEFVQIKGRGTRKHDFCEQYIDPALKELHKDKIKTGFILFDFFAVCEYFEDKFDYDQVLALPDNGATTSTPVGGEPPQPQVTGAEIHTPDPLTKIDRKVISADGMKIDRMFFQKFEEKIKQDPVVKRGVDDGKWDFVLDYINQTMIDKPEEHFTLEKLRHSLQLDRRLTLREIVEKAFGLIPGFKSKDELLNTEFDKFISIYKPKSTDNIPALKYYFKAYVTDNRLRDIIDHKDYAELNTYPRFAMKDLRAVKDSWRIAIPEYIKDYVILNRYM; encoded by the coding sequence ATGAGTAAAGAAGCCAGCGCCAGAATAAAAATAAACGACCTGCTGAAGGAATCCGGCTGGAGATTCTTTGATGAAAAGGGGAAGAAAGCCAATATCGTCTTGGAAAACCAGACCAAAATCACCCAGAAAGCGATAGATGAGTTCGGAAATGACTTTGAGTCGGCATCCAAAGGCTTCATTGACTTTCTGCTGTTGGATGAACACTCCCATCCCATCATCGTTCTGGAAGCCAAATCTGAGAAACATAATCCTCTCGTCGGCAAAGAGCAAGCCCGAGCCTATGCACGTTCACAGAACTGCCGTTTCATCCTCCTATCCAATGGCAATCTCCACTATTTTTGGGATACGCAGCAAGGCAACCCATACATCATAACCAAATTCCCATCTCCCGAATCAATGAAGGGGTATGAGCATTACAACCCCGATCCTGATGCCCTAATAAATGATATTATCACTTCCGGATATATTGCCATAACACAAAAACATGACTATGATCAAAATCCTGATTTCCATAACGAGGATACCCGGCTTGAATACCTCAAGAAGAATAATCTCAGCCTCTTACGACCATATCAGATAAGAGCAGTAGAATCCATTCAGGGAGCAGTCCGCAAGAGAAATAACCGTTTTCTGTTCGAAATGGCTACCGGAACCGGGAAAACTCTCATCTCTGCTGCAGTAATGAAGCTCTTTCTCAAGACCGGAAACGCTCACCGGGTCTTGTTCCTGGTTGATCGACTGGAGCTGGAAGATCAAGCTCAGCGAAACATGGTCAAATATCTAAAGAAAGACTTCATCGCACTGATATTCAAAGAAAACAAAAATGACTGGCGAAAGGCTGATATTGTAATCTCGACAGTTCAGTCCCTTCTATCTGGTGATAAGTATCGAACTCAGTTCAGCCCCACGGATTTTGATCTGGTAATCTCTGATGAGGCGCATCGCTCCATTGGTGGTAATGCCAGAGCCGTCTTTGAGTACTTTGTTGGGTATAAACTGGGCTTGACTGCTACCCCCAAAGACTACATCAAAAACGCAGTTCCTGATGGTAACAGCCCCCGGGATTATGAGCGCAGATTACTGCTGGATACTTACGAGACCTTTGGCTGTAAAAGCGGTACCCCCACATTTCGCTATTCCCTCGTGGATGGCGTCAAAGATGGCTATCTGGTAAGCCCTACGGTGATTGATGCCCGCTCCCAGGTTACCACTCAGCTACTATCAGATCAGGGTTATGCCTATGTGGAGCCCAACCCCCAAGGTGAAGACACGATTACTTATTTTGAAGAGAAAGACTTTGAAAAGCGTTTCTACTCTCGTAATACCAATATCACTCTCTGCCGTGCCTTCATGGACAACGCCGCGTATGATCCTATCAGCGGAGAGATCGGCAAGTCTATTATCTTTACGGTTAGTCAAAAACACGCTACCAAGATTACTCAAATCCTTAATGTGATGGCTGATAAGATGTTCCCGGGCAGATACAATTCCGACTTTGCCATGCAGGTAACATCCATTATCCCCACAGCTCAGCAGATGTCCATCAATTTTGCCAATAACAACTTATCTGGTAATGCCGGTTTTCTCTCAGATTACAGAACCTCAAAGACCAGAGTTTGCGTAACAGTAGGCATGATGACCACCGGATACGATTGCACGGATATCCTGAACATTGCTCTGATGCGTCCAATTTTCTCACCTTCTGAGTTTGTTCAGATCAAAGGCAGAGGTACCCGTAAACACGATTTCTGTGAACAATATATCGATCCTGCTCTGAAAGAACTCCACAAAGACAAGATCAAAACAGGATTCATCCTCTTTGATTTCTTTGCCGTATGCGAGTACTTTGAAGATAAATTTGACTATGACCAAGTACTGGCTCTTCCGGATAACGGTGCAACAACCAGCACACCTGTTGGCGGAGAACCTCCTCAGCCCCAAGTGACTGGTGCTGAGATTCACACTCCCGATCCCTTGACCAAGATTGACCGCAAAGTTATCAGTGCCGATGGCATGAAGATAGACAGGATGTTCTTCCAGAAGTTTGAAGAGAAGATCAAGCAAGACCCGGTCGTCAAACGAGGCGTTGACGATGGCAAATGGGACTTTGTGTTGGATTATATCAATCAAACTATGATCGATAAGCCTGAAGAGCATTTCACTCTGGAGAAACTCCGCCATTCCTTACAATTAGATCGCAGACTGACCCTTCGGGAGATAGTAGAGAAAGCCTTTGGCTTGATTCCCGGCTTCAAATCAAAAGACGAGCTTCTCAATACCGAATTCGATAAATTCATCTCAATTTACAAACCAAAATCAACGGATAATATCCCCGCCCTCAAATACTATTTCAAAGCATACGTGACCGACAACAGGCTGAGAGATATCATCGATCATAAAGACTATGCAGAGCTGAATACCTATCCTCGATTTGCCATGAAGGACTTACGAGCGGTCAAAGATAGCTGGCGAATAGCCATTCCGGAATACATCAAGGACTATGTGATCCTAAACCGGTATATGTAG
- a CDS encoding DUF4357 domain-containing protein, with product MEQIIEDIRKLLKDGSFKDEQHVRFSLVGRLCLELGWNVWNPAEFHTEYKVEKIPTESLPKGSTGRVDIALFLADKTPKVAEVFIEVKSPGNLMKSAIKHSEDQLNAYKAHHRIAIGILTDGIIWRFYVPHRGGYFQDTLFAEFNLESANIDEVCAFFDSILKKENFRTKAVNRAEAMFEELTTIKLIQSVKNEAQTIQRRIGGSVFSIAEQLLINQHQKTIAIELIERIWNKTIPGGDDDEPPQPPPPPPPDCIKVHISNKDVKASGEYFQKTKQFTLLKGSEVIKDHKSSFKGPSLQHKLDMIKEGALYLDSTGTKYILRDNYNFKSPSAASHLVTGRSSNGWLDWLDEHGKKLDDYRK from the coding sequence GTGGAACAGATTATTGAAGACATCCGTAAGTTATTGAAAGATGGATCATTCAAGGATGAACAGCATGTCCGTTTTTCGCTTGTGGGCAGGCTGTGTCTTGAATTAGGGTGGAATGTGTGGAACCCTGCAGAATTTCATACTGAATACAAAGTCGAAAAAATTCCAACCGAGAGTCTGCCCAAAGGCTCAACTGGTAGGGTTGATATTGCCCTTTTCCTCGCTGATAAAACTCCGAAAGTCGCTGAAGTATTCATTGAAGTGAAGTCTCCAGGAAATTTAATGAAATCTGCGATTAAACACTCTGAAGATCAATTAAATGCCTACAAAGCTCATCATCGAATTGCTATAGGAATACTTACTGATGGGATCATTTGGCGATTCTATGTTCCTCACAGAGGAGGGTATTTTCAAGATACATTGTTTGCCGAATTCAATCTCGAATCAGCCAACATAGATGAGGTTTGCGCTTTCTTCGACAGTATCTTGAAGAAAGAGAATTTCCGAACAAAAGCAGTAAACAGAGCCGAAGCTATGTTCGAAGAGCTTACAACTATCAAACTTATCCAAAGCGTTAAAAACGAAGCACAAACTATTCAACGTAGGATCGGTGGTTCAGTATTTAGTATAGCCGAGCAATTACTAATCAATCAACATCAAAAAACAATTGCTATCGAGCTTATTGAAAGGATATGGAATAAAACGATACCTGGTGGTGATGATGATGAACCTCCACAACCGCCTCCTCCACCACCTCCAGATTGCATTAAGGTACATATTTCAAACAAAGATGTCAAAGCATCTGGTGAGTATTTCCAGAAAACAAAGCAGTTTACTCTTTTAAAAGGATCAGAAGTTATTAAAGACCATAAGTCATCATTCAAAGGACCTTCTTTGCAACACAAACTGGATATGATCAAAGAAGGAGCATTGTATCTGGACTCTACTGGGACAAAGTACATTCTCAGAGACAATTATAATTTCAAGAGTCCATCTGCCGCTTCTCATTTAGTTACAGGGAGGTCTTCGAACGGGTGGCTTGACTGGCTCGATGAGCATGGCAAGAAACTTGACGATTATCGGAAATGA
- the coaBC gene encoding bifunctional phosphopantothenoylcysteine decarboxylase/phosphopantothenate--cysteine ligase CoaBC, which produces MDKGHRFLLCVTGGIAAYKAIDLASRLVKSGFEVKSILTANAERFVSGMNFAAITHNDAHTDMWTDTDPIPHITLADWADLIVVAPATANIMAKAVTGIADDLLSSVLLAHTKPVLFVPAMNVHMYSHPATQANIISLKRLGHNILEPVTGMLACGYEGKGKYPPNAEVLYAIRTYLNYSQDIKGIKVLVSAGATMEMIDPMRMISNRSSGKMGLAIARALALRGAQVTLVHADIRCTIPYYLDKVIYAPSVQDMRTAVIMEGAAADWIVKCAAVSDFKPETSSPRKIKKGGDLNLKLVSTTDILLELSTHKNIGQKLIGFAAETEDLIKNARLKLEKKKLDLICVNHLDTVGKDETKLSLISAGANNEDVIELSGDKFHVAHLLIDAIKAL; this is translated from the coding sequence ATGGATAAAGGACACAGATTCCTGCTCTGCGTCACCGGTGGAATCGCTGCCTATAAAGCGATCGATCTCGCCAGCCGGCTTGTCAAGTCCGGCTTTGAGGTGAAAAGCATCCTCACCGCCAATGCCGAGAGATTCGTTTCGGGCATGAACTTTGCGGCGATCACGCACAACGACGCGCACACCGATATGTGGACTGACACTGATCCGATTCCGCATATTACTTTGGCGGATTGGGCGGATTTGATCGTCGTTGCCCCCGCCACGGCAAACATCATGGCAAAAGCGGTGACCGGAATCGCAGACGATCTTTTGTCCTCTGTCTTGCTGGCGCACACGAAACCTGTGCTCTTTGTCCCAGCTATGAACGTGCACATGTATTCCCACCCCGCGACACAAGCCAATATCATATCCCTCAAAAGGTTGGGACACAATATTCTGGAACCGGTCACCGGCATGCTCGCCTGCGGCTATGAGGGCAAGGGAAAATATCCTCCCAACGCGGAAGTCCTCTATGCCATCCGCACTTATCTAAACTATTCGCAGGATATTAAAGGAATCAAGGTGTTAGTCAGCGCCGGTGCCACGATGGAAATGATCGATCCCATGCGGATGATCTCAAACCGCTCATCCGGCAAGATGGGTCTTGCCATTGCCAGAGCTTTGGCTCTGCGCGGAGCGCAAGTGACACTTGTCCATGCCGATATCCGTTGCACGATCCCATATTATTTGGATAAAGTCATTTACGCTCCCTCAGTTCAAGATATGCGCACAGCGGTGATAATGGAAGGAGCCGCTGCTGATTGGATCGTCAAATGTGCCGCGGTTTCGGATTTTAAACCTGAAACAAGCTCTCCGCGCAAGATCAAAAAAGGCGGTGATTTGAACCTGAAACTGGTGTCCACAACGGATATATTACTTGAACTCAGCACCCATAAAAACATCGGACAAAAGCTGATCGGCTTTGCCGCCGAAACTGAGGATCTGATCAAAAACGCGCGCCTCAAACTGGAAAAGAAAAAGCTGGATCTGATCTGCGTCAATCATCTGGACACCGTCGGTAAGGATGAAACCAAGCTCAGCCTGATATCCGCGGGAGCTAATAACGAGGACGTAATCGAGCTATCCGGGGATAAGTTCCACGTGGCGCACTTGCTCATCGACGCCATCAAGGCGCTATGA